One Fundulus heteroclitus isolate FHET01 chromosome 8, MU-UCD_Fhet_4.1, whole genome shotgun sequence genomic window, TCATTTGAGCTGACTTGCCAGACCACATCCTGTGAATGTAACCACTGCTTAGTTAGTTCTCTTCCTTCCCTTTATGACTCAGAGAGCTGATCAACCCTTTCAAATATCAAAGTAAATGTAAAGACTGTGTTTTGTTCCAAAAGGTGAAATACACTGTTTCTCATGCACCAAAAATAATGAGGATACGGTATCCTTCAACAAAAGCTTTTACACatgttgtttaaaatgtcaccTTGTCCTGCTGTAGACATTCTTGTAGTTTAGTCCCAGTTCTTAAAGTCCTAGTTTATCCTAGAAACCACACATTATCTATTATGTTTCATCCTTTTATACATCAGCAATGCCTATTGAAAGTGTTCTGCACAGACACAAAGAACAGACACACTAGCTCGCAAAGGTACACTCCTCACAtgttttgttcatattttattaaGTCTTCCTTGGAAATCATTGAAGATATGACACGTTTATAGAGCAGTAGTCAGCCTTTAGCTTGTATAACAATGTGAATTTACTGTGCCCTTAAAATATCTCAACACGCTGTCTAAACTGCCGACAGCTAAAATGAGTACACTCATAATGCCGGGAATACATTGCACGGTATTTTCAATCgtggtactcatatacagctcaaactgtacgacaaaacctcagggtttaaaagttcactgctcacaATATCTGTTCTTATACTGTGCGGCCAGATGCTCTGATgtgacctgactgctcacactgtgagttcaaaaaccacatgtcggactcagccccgtagagagatggcgctactcggactcgtctacccggaagccaaatgtaaacagtagaagaagaaaaaggcagaagtgTCAATGCTTATTGTTatatatgaggctcactagaatgAAATGGCAATTCTATgtgttgctcctccgtagtttaaatccatgtcacacgtaccgccgtcaTTGCTTCTCTCCACTCTCATGTTTTCGTCTGAGAAGACAAAGAAGAATCGACTTGTTTGCGCGTGCGCAGTGCGGGATGtcgggggaaatcggctcgtacATGGTCGTAActccgcttcaacagcaggacgcgCTCACGATCACTCCGGATcactcacgagggccgacttaatttcaaacatgtttgattttcaaccgaccatccgattcctgatcgggaggtggtcgtgagaggcgaTTCGCCCCTCGTTACCTCCTGTTTACTACACgacgcacgatcaagctgaaactcagcccgatccaaaaaaATCTCGCATGACTGAAAaatcggcccaaaaagggcaaaaactcgtacagtgtatgcccagaTTAAGTGAAAATGTCCTAACGGTGTCCAAATAACCATTTCTCATTAGTTTTATAGGGTCTCAGGTGTGAAAGGGGAGCAGCTGAGGGAAATTTTGGTGTCATCGTTCCCAAACTCTCTCACATTGGTTGCTGGAAGTTCAACACGGCACCTCATGGCAAAGAACTCTGAGGATCTGAATGAAGATGTTTAGCTCTACATAAAGATGAACCCTGGCTATAAGAAGACTGAGCTGCAGCACGGTGGCCAAGACCATACAGTGGTTCAACTGGACCGGTTCAACTCAGAGCAGGTCTCACCGTGGCGGACCAGAGAAGCAGAGGACACGTGCTCAGCGTAAAATCCAGaagttgtctttttaaaaatatatgagTGTTGCTAGCATTGCTACAGAGGTTGAAGGGGTGGAGGGTTGTCAGCCTGTCAGTGTTCAGACCATACACCACACAGTGAATCGAACTGGACTGCATGGCTGTGGCTGAAGGAAGCCTGCTAACAGTTTGCTGAAGTCAGGCAGATGAAGGACATGGATCCTACTAAGCATCTTTGGGGCCTCCTTAACCAGCAGGTGGAGGAGAGCAATTTCTGTAACATCCAGAAGCTCCTTGATGTCATCAGGGAACAGAAGAGGACTCCATTGGCAACCTGTAAAGCTGTAGTGAACTCCAGGTCCATGAGAGTTAAGGTAGGGTTGGAAAATGATAGTGGCCACATAAAATATTGACACAGATGGGACATTTTCACTAAGGGGTGTACTTCATGAGTGTGTTGTGTTAGTTTTAGGGGACACTCTGTACTCTGACAACGTAACATTGTATCATAGTGACATATCTGCACCGTTGTTCcatgaaagacaaaaatgtgAGGGTTTGAATCACTTTTGTTTCTGTACAAATTCATTGATGGACAAATAGTGCCCTCTAGTGAACAGAAAAAACGGTCTCATATATTAGtgcattttacagttttgtatTTGTGGATGGACACCAACGGATTCATTGCTCTTATTATAGTTATTTTCATTTAGCAACTGAAGACTGCTCAAGGCACTTTAGCtgaaaacacatcagacagACTCATTTAAATTTATCTCTAACATGATCTTGGTCTTGTTTCATTCGAATACTTATAAAAACTAAGTAGTTAAATGCAAAAGGAGTCTTGCCAGCAAAAAAGGtcagaataaattaataagacTAATGCCCTGGACCCTAACTTTATTGCTTAAAGGCAAGTTATTAAATCACACATTAAGGAAACACATCTGGAGAGAGAGTGTTTTGATGCTTTTCCAGCTCCTTAATTCTACAAAATAACAGCATTTAGTAAAACTTAGACATTAGTTTTGAGGATTTGTGTTCACTCTTCTGGAGTAAGATTGAAACCTTTCCCTGTTTTTTCCTCAGTCAGCCCAGGTAAGTCACACTCcaaataaggagaaaaaaaaaacatttcttttcacCCTGCTGTTTGTAATTGTGAAAACATGTCGGTGCTGTGATACTTCCAGTGGGTCAGGATGCTCTGGATAATGCAGCTGATGGTTGTATCAGTATTGAAAAGACAAAGGTTGTTGCTTTTATGCCACATCGCCTGATTTCCCTCTTACTGTTCTTACATTTGACTTATTAACTAGTTCAATCTGgaaagactcacacagacaaaaaaaagaggcaattcGAGGGctttattgacataaattagtAAAGTTCTTTGGCGCTCGGACACCGGCAGAAGACGCGAACGCTTCGAATGTCTAtgagcttggatgttcattttaggattagcattagtgaagtcttccccccAGGGTTCAGACACTGGTGGTAGAGGCCATAGGGGAGAAGTAGTCAGGTGAAGCATGAGAGcatgaaggaggagatgggATGAAGGAGGGTTGAAGCCCAGCTGAGGAGCAGGAGGATCCATGAGTGAGGCACCTTAGATGGAAGGATGAAGTCCGGATGAGATTGGCTGGTGCACAGACGATTGATGAGGCAATCAGTGGAGAAGGTGcgctgtggtggtggtggggggtggcTAAGTCTTCCAGTTTGAACTTTCCTTTAAACTTCATTTCAGCTAGAACTACTGTCAGCCTGTCTGTTTGCCAATCATTCTTGGTAGTCACGCTAGATGATGTTGATTTGCAGATCCCCATATGATATATAGCTGGTACGTAAAAGTAAAATGTGCTCATTTCTGTCCACTCAGCTTCTCTTCATGAATTGCTTACATTTGTTTTTCGTTGTGGAAACTTTGATTGGTTCTCAGCATATGGTTCATGTTTCTTTCTGAATCAATGCAGAATAGAAGTTAACCCACCAAAGGGCAAAAATGGGAATTTAACAGAAACTAATCCAAATACTTACACTTGGAGCTCATTAGCCCTGGTTAGCAATGCTCTGTTCTGGAGACTAATACCTACAATAATGTCCCTGCTAGTCACGTACACGGAGGAAAGCTGCACGCTAGATATTTGCAAGGTTAAATTTAATGTAAAATGACTAAACCAACAGAAAAACTATCTTGGCTCTTTTGTTATGTTGAGGGTGAATACATGAGTTTTAATGGGTTTCAATTCCTGTTTGGCCAACATGCAGAAcaatgacatttatttatttttgaataaatcACAACATACTGCTTTTTAGAGCTTATTTTAtaccttcccccccccccccccccccatctctctCTGTGGTCCACTCAAAAGTTGGAAACTGCAAATAGATCTTGACTTCTATAATTGCTGGCAAATGAATTTCTGAATGAAAGACACTTTAAACACTAAGGCAGCAAAAACCAACAACCTTTATTACAAACTGCAAGAGCTGTTTTAGCATGATACATCAATCATCaacatccatatatatatatatatatatatatatatatatatatatatatatatatatatatatggctctGATTTCAAGGTACATAACCAAACAAGATATATATACCCTGCTTAGACGAATGACCCAAAGTGCACAAATAAAGTTGGTTCGGGTTAGCTGCGTCACCTGACAGAACAACCAGTTTCAAAATACTAAAAAACTGCAGGTTTAAAGCTTACATTCACAAAATTCTGCAATGTGAAGACCAGTTCATGGGTTTGACAGAATCATTTCTAGTAGGAATGACCAcatgcattatttaaaaaaagcctcATGCTTGCCAACACCCATACGCATAAAATTCAAAACTTAAATAGAAACATATTTGGCACCATATTTTAGCATAGAACATAAAATTCATCTTGCAGTATAACACTGTTAGCATATAGAGGTAATAGATTTTGGCACGGTACAAGCACACTCAAGGTTTAAAAAGTGAATATAAATCTGACTTATTACATCCTTAAgacatcattaaaaaagttctaAAGTTCTGAACAAAAGCTCACTCAGTGTATAGTCTAACAATTTTAAACAGGTAAATGGTTCTCCTAGCTAGCTAGGTGCTAGCTAGCTAGTTTCACAAACAACACGTTTTTAAAGAGTCTTGTAATGATGGaattgtgtgttttatggttagaAAAGCACCACATTTCCTTGGAGAGTTCAAAACTGGCCGCGACTCATCAGCGCCATAATGACTAATGTAAACAAATGACAACAAAAAGTGTGACCTGTTTAAACCCTTTGAACTAAGATGGCTAAGGGATGTGGTCATATATTGCACTCTACAAGTCCTCACTGCACAAAAAAGGTTGTCCTGGCCTGTTCAAACCATCAAACAAAAAGTTGCTCTATAGATATAGAATTATTAAGGTATTCAGTaatattatgtttattataACATCTCGCGTATATTACCATCAATATATAGATTATTTCAACATTATGATATAAAAAAGATACATATTTATACATTGCTATGAATATAGGCCTCTGTCGGTGCTGAGCAGTGCCGGATATAACATAATAACTATTCTATGTTTACATATTGTCAtccaaacaaatacaaataaaggcttCCGCGCTCGGCTCACGGAGTAAACCAGCTCGAAATTCCATAGCAAAAATGAATTGAAGCCTCCCATGCACAGAGAGGTTTCAATACAGGTCAAAACTGGTTTCCAAACAGGCCGACATGAACCTTACCACCTCAGCATGTGAGACACACAACAACAGCGACCTCTATTGGAGGCGAATTGAAAAAAGGATGGCAAAGCAGGTATAATGTTGAATGTGTGTTACTGCAAAAAGGGGGAAAGCCCTGTTAAGATTTATCAGCATTAAAGATCAATCAGTAATAAATATTGTCAGAAAAGGTCTGAGACCTACAACAATGCTTTACAACTTCTTGCAGCTTATTTGCACTGACACATATAAGTTTCACATCAGTATTCTGTctcagagcagcagaaacacgTACAGTATGCACTGAAAACTATGAGTACGGACAAACATTTCCTTAACTTCTGTGAATCTGTGTTCACCTCAGTCTGTGGTGGGGCACAGTACTATGTGTTGAGTTGTGAGCGAGTGAGCAAATCCTGCAGGAGAACTCCATGCAAGTGTTATGCCTCAGGCTTGACTGGCAAGCTGCCCTGACTCCTTGGTAACTCCGCTGTATCTTCCACAGATGTACCAAACCACCGATCAGAACCACCGAACCCTAAACAGCAACAAACACGCAACTCTACATTAAACAGCCTGGCTCCAAAGACATGCAGGCAATGTCCACCATCACGGATAGCTAAATCACCGACAGGTTTGATAACTAACGTTCGTGAAGCTGGGTTGAGAAAAAGAGttgttagttaaaaaaaaaaatctccagcagCATGCACTTTGCTAAGAAAACCAAAAGGCAAAGAAGCCGGTTATCTTATTCGTAACGTAACTCCACGTTTGTCTATGCAAATTCACTCAACACAAAGAAGCTCACAATATCCATGATGACCTtcaagaggaaggaaaaaccacATCGAGCTCTAACCTCTATAGCAAGCCAGCTTTCTCGGAATAACCACACAAACTATTACGAATCTACAATCCTGTTCTAAGACAATCTGCACAAGCTGAAAGCCCACAAGTTCAGAAGTTTAAAAGTTATTCCTTCTCCTGGCCCCGTTGCAACAAACCTCTCTTTGCTAACAGCATGATAACAACGCCACACTGCTGCTCAACTAGGTATCCTAAAAAAAGGATGTTTACCCCACTGGGGaagatgttaaaagaaaaacaaattgcaCCCTCGAAATGTACATCGATGATGGTGGCTCTCACACAGATACCACCAGTTATGACAAAGCCAGCACCATCTGGACTGAACAGCCACGTGCAGCATACAGCCTCAAGCACGTCCTTCTCCTGCGAGTGGCAGGGGACCGTACGATGCTCCGAACAGAGCCCTAACAGGACCACGACTGACCAAAAAAAGAAGCCTTGAATGGTCAGGGAGCTGCCTGGTTGCCAAACTGTAACATGGACATGTCTAGAGGCCAGTGAGGTCCACAATGGCTTTGATGAAGATGGTGTCGTCGCGGATGTATGAGTTCTTGCCATCTAGCTTGGAGAGTGGGCAGAAGAGCGGACAGCCGCTGGCAATGTTCATCTCGCTCACAGGTCTTTGAAAGGACGAGGACGTGACATCAGGTCGAAATGCGTCGATGATGTGCTCCCTGTTGCTCTGGTCCAGTAGCATCAGCGTTACCTGGGGTTAGAATTTGTGAGAGATCCACTTTAAACGTCAACTCAATATCAGTATCCAAGGCTTGCTGTCACACTGACTCCTATCTTGCCATGAACGCCGGCCtactaaaaaaaatccttatgcAGGTCTAAACCTAGGGAAAGGATGGGAACTTTGTAGAAGTTCTGTCCCATCTTTCAAGCACTTGCGTTGTTTTGATGTGCTCCTGTTGTGAATAATGCGTGTGTGTTGGGATCAATGGTGTGGACAAGTCAGGATGggatatttaactttttccgAGAGGTGTCCGTCTTGTTTTTGTATCTTCCTTTTTCATGGTTACAGACCTCCtgaatttctggaaataaaagtTCAGTTCTCTATGAGTGACCACAAATGGCCAGATAATTTTCAGCTGAGTTAATTAGAAAGTAGGGCAAGATTTCAGTATCACTTTCTGCTTCAAAGCAGACCAGTTCATGCAATCTTCAACAGTGTAGCACAAGATTAAGCACTGTATTATCAGTGTTGCAATATTTGAGTCACAGATAAGTTGATTCTGTGGGTTTGGCAGAAAAGTGGTGTGAGAACTGCAGATTCCTCTTTAGAACTCATTAATTGGATTTATGTAATGTAATCAGGGATTTAGGGCATTATGGCTTTCGCCAAAGGCTTTTTGGGGTATacaaaatttagatttttgtgtaGTTGAACTAAATATTATCCAATACTCAAGTGCATATGCATagaaaagaaagtttttttctaGTTAGTTTGGTAAGATACAGTGCATTCTACGCTTATTAGCACTCCTggcaaaaatgagaaaaaggcCTTGAATAAATTTTCAAGTTTTACTGCAGCAGCATAATCACAAACTGAAAATACTAACAAAAGTCCAACCtacagtagtaaaaaaaaagcattttaataaataataattttcaagTAGAACCATGTAACTTTTAGCTACTATGGGgtgctagacctgtaacttccaggtttagcacccctgaaggccactggcagtACTGCACTGTCGccaaattaaacagtctccctccatgCTCTGGATCCGATACCAGACCGCAATGgaccagcagactgagaagtCATCAAGGTACTTTTAAAGGGAAgtcacattcacccctctagattaaatcttacatcagagaaccaaaaatatgtctattcaggtaagtgtcatatcggttttgttttattgtcatGAACAGTGAGGAGGACTGAAAGCAAAGTCTGACCTTGTTGGATCACTaagtctccataacaaccatAAGTCAACATGAACtgaatgcatttaaaacacattttcactaTAAAGATGGCTGGTTATGTGTTTTACCTTCTGGTTGAATGGCCATTTGAGCAGCGCGTCACTCAGTCCTCTCATCACCACAAAGAACAGGGAAAGGTGGCTGCCACGCCCCGTCCCATCTCCATTCAGATAGATCCGCAGGCACATCTTATAGCCGTACTTGCTAGTATAGAAAGCTGTCAAAAGAAAAGGCACGTTCAGCAGGAGGTCTTCGAGGGAACTGGTTTTCTGACCCAAAGTTGCTGTTCTGAAAATATGAATTTCTACTTTAGGCTTCTAACTCAAGGTTggatttataaattttttttagaacaaaagggTGCGTTTTGCAACAGAACAaagatgcaaaagaaaaaaaaaaattacctggTGAGAACATGGCCGGAGCCCGGCCTGCAATGGCATCTTGTCGTTTTTTGGCAAAGTCGGAGATCCTCCAAATGAAGATGCCGTCAAAGGTGGTGGCAGACATTTCCCTCAGTCGGCCCTCCATCTCAACCACCGTGAGGTCCTTCAGCCCCACGGTCCTCTCCAGCTGTCGTACCTGGCAAAAGTAAGACAACCATACCCAAAATTTTAATGTAAACGTTTAAATCAGTTGCAAACATAATGGCTACAGCAGCGGCCAGCAGGGTGTCTGTAGCAGGGCAGCTCCCCACCGTTTGTACAAACAGCAACCTAGTGAATACCATTGAACTAAATCCAGCTGAAAGATTTTTAAATCTTAttagataaaaataataataatatcagtAATAAAATAGGAGCTTGATACATCAGCATGTAGCTTACACAGAACAAAACTGCTAAAGACTGAGGATCAAACTCCTTATCTTCCCAAGCTCTTTACTATCAGGTCTTAACCCCAGGTCGATCGTGGCAGATAGAGGCTTCTGCCTGTTAAAgcggagttttcctctccactgtcgctacatgcatgctcggtatgagggattgctgcgaagacaacgacacaatgcaggcaactgtccactgtggctgcatgctcatccaggaggagcgaAAGCTGAAAGtaaatgacttgatgcaatctgcttggTTTCCTCAGATGGAAAACTTTTTAACTAATTGCTCTGCGTGATTTGATAGAactgactttgcaaagtgccttgagatgacgtgctgtgaattggtgctttataaatagaACTGAATTAAACAATTGAATAGAATTCCCTGTCTTAGCGCTGCAAATAGGGTCAGGGAACTTtgacaggaacaattcatcatTGGGGCGACATCGCTCCCACGAGAGAAAGCCATCTTCTGATGAAACCAAAACACCCCAACAGTGTGACGTCGTACCTTATTACTAAGAGCCTCAATCTTGTCTTGGTCCAGTTTGTGCTGCCGGTTGCTGGCCTCCATGGTTGTGGCGAACCGCTCCACCTCCCTGTTAAGAACGCACACCACATTTTCAAACGTCCCCGATTTGACCTCGAGTTCTGTGCATCTGCGGCCAAGCTCGGCCACCTTGGTCTTCTCGCTGTGGAGCTGGAGCTCCAGCGCTGCGCCCACTGAGCTGGGCAGCGGTGTGAATGAGGTAGACACAGAGAGAGTTGGAGGGAGCGTGGGAGGTGGAGGGAGCGGAGCTGATGCGGGTGGGCCAGGTGGGCCAgcgctggaggaggaggaggaggaggaggaggcggcagCTCCCTGCACGGGAGGCCCAGAGGAGGTGGTGCTGAGCTGGGAGACTCTGGCCTCGAGTTCCCTGAGGGATTGTTGGAGTTCTAATAGTTTGTGTCCGGCTATTTCCAGTCCCTGGGGCTGCAGGCCCTCCATGCTTACTTTCATACCCATGATGTAGTGCAGGAG contains:
- the LOC118556459 gene encoding LOW QUALITY PROTEIN: TNF receptor-associated factor 2-like (The sequence of the model RefSeq protein was modified relative to this genomic sequence to represent the inferred CDS: deleted 2 bases in 2 codons), with the translated sequence MATQEPSPPSSMESNKPGFPKKILGNKLEDKHLCNCCHNILRRPFQAQCGHRFCSYCFNRTVSGPENANACIKEDIFEEPTSVLKQGCAFPDNAVRREVESLSSVCINEDCTWKGTIKEYELNHEGKCEFMIIPCPSCKERIRFNEQERHNERECPERTLNCKYCKEPFHFKNIKAHDEICPKYPMICEGCAKKKIPREKYVDHIKLCSKFRTPCRFHVVGCDMSVEKEKIHDHERAYAYEHLNLLLHYIMGMKVSMEGLQPQGLEIAGHKLLELQQSLRELEARVSQLSTTSSGPPVQGAAASSSSSSSSSAGPPGPPASAPLPPPPTLPPTLSVSTSFTPLPSSVGAALELQLHSEKTKVAELGRRCTELEVKSGTFENVVCVLNREVERFATTMEASNRQHKLDQDKIEALSNKVRQLERTVGLKDLTVVEMEGRLREMSATTFDGIFIWRISDFAKKRQDAIAGRAPAMFSPAFYTSKYGYKMCLRIYLNGDGTGRGSHLSLFFVVMRGLSDALLKWPFNQKVTLMLLDQSNREHIIDAFRPDVTSSSFQRPVSEMNIASGCPLFCPLSKLDGKNSYIRDDTIFIKAIVDLTGL